The Paenibacillus sophorae genome has a segment encoding these proteins:
- a CDS encoding M15 family metallopeptidase, which produces MRKQLWIPLLFLAVIAVGWGIGKYTSPARSTGSGAAAVDQPALNGAAAQPPGESPAPSAPPEGQSGGGTQPAGESPAPSAPPAEGQSWGEAQLAATEPDSIGVMVNKQYGLPDNYKPADLVYPDVPFIFKEKIEKRMMRKEAAHALEEMFAGAKQDGVYLAGVSAYRSEKTQQGLFNAYAERDGEEKAQTYSAVPGHSEHQTGLAIDLSGTDGKCAAESCFAGTKEADWLAQHAPEYGFIIRYPEGKEAFTGYMYEPWHVRYVGKEAARSIAEQGITLEEYYSAVPVSK; this is translated from the coding sequence ATGCGCAAACAATTGTGGATTCCACTCCTGTTCCTGGCCGTCATCGCCGTCGGCTGGGGAATAGGCAAATATACGTCGCCGGCCCGATCCACGGGCAGCGGGGCAGCAGCTGTGGATCAGCCGGCACTTAATGGTGCGGCGGCTCAGCCCCCGGGTGAATCGCCCGCTCCGTCCGCTCCCCCGGAGGGGCAAAGCGGCGGAGGGACGCAGCCGGCTGGCGAGTCGCCGGCCCCGTCGGCCCCCCCGGCGGAGGGGCAGAGCTGGGGAGAGGCCCAGCTTGCGGCGACGGAGCCGGACAGCATCGGCGTCATGGTGAACAAGCAGTACGGGCTGCCCGATAACTACAAGCCGGCCGATCTGGTGTATCCCGACGTTCCTTTTATATTTAAGGAAAAGATCGAAAAGCGGATGATGCGCAAGGAAGCAGCTCATGCGCTTGAGGAGATGTTCGCGGGTGCGAAGCAGGACGGCGTGTATTTGGCGGGGGTTTCCGCCTATCGCTCCGAGAAGACGCAGCAGGGCCTGTTCAACGCCTATGCGGAGCGGGACGGAGAGGAGAAAGCGCAAACTTACAGCGCCGTTCCCGGACACAGCGAGCATCAGACGGGCCTGGCGATCGACCTTTCCGGCACTGACGGCAAATGCGCGGCGGAGAGCTGTTTTGCCGGAACGAAGGAAGCGGACTGGCTGGCGCAGCATGCACCGGAATATGGCTTTATCATCCGTTATCCGGAAGGCAAGGAAGCCTTTACGGGTTATATGTACGAGCCTTGGCATGTACGGTATGTAGGTAAGGAAGCCGCCCGTTCTATCGCGGAACAAGGCATTACGCTGGAGGAATATTATAGCGCTGTGCCGGTATCGAAATAA
- a CDS encoding LLM class flavin-dependent oxidoreductase, translated as MIKLSVLDQSPVSEGSTPAEALAQTAILAQEAEKLGYSRFWVAEHHFAPGLAGSSPEVLIAHLAAVTSSIRIGSGGILLPHYSAYKVAENFRVLAALYPGRIDLGIGRAAGGGALAVRALQEYGTAGPDKFSEQIKDLMAYLNDGADLHHRFAGLQAMPTGSSPLEIWMLGSSRDSALLAAGLGAGFAFARFINFSGGEEAMAAYHSRFCPSPLSLKPKGMAAVFAVCAETTEEADRLASSMDLSAVLLDKTHVSAPTPSVEYALSYPYTPYEKHIVQENRRSMLVGSPEKIGNQLHDLCARFGCEEVIIGSVMHRFSDKLKSYRLIAEACGLTPRMSPC; from the coding sequence ATGATTAAGCTCAGTGTGCTTGACCAGTCGCCGGTATCGGAGGGAAGCACGCCAGCCGAGGCGCTTGCGCAGACCGCCATTCTGGCTCAGGAGGCTGAAAAGCTCGGCTATTCCCGCTTCTGGGTGGCCGAGCATCATTTTGCACCCGGTCTTGCCGGATCAAGTCCGGAGGTGCTCATCGCGCATTTGGCAGCCGTTACCTCCTCTATCCGGATCGGCTCGGGCGGTATCCTGCTGCCTCACTACAGCGCATATAAGGTTGCGGAGAATTTTCGCGTGCTGGCGGCTCTATATCCCGGGAGAATTGATCTGGGGATTGGCCGGGCAGCCGGCGGAGGCGCTCTTGCCGTCCGGGCCTTGCAGGAATATGGAACGGCCGGCCCGGACAAATTTTCCGAGCAGATCAAGGATTTGATGGCCTATCTGAATGACGGGGCGGATCTGCATCACCGCTTTGCGGGGCTTCAGGCTATGCCAACCGGCAGTTCACCGCTGGAAATCTGGATGCTCGGTTCAAGCAGGGACAGCGCGTTATTGGCCGCCGGGCTTGGCGCTGGATTTGCCTTCGCCCGCTTTATTAACTTCAGCGGCGGGGAAGAGGCGATGGCGGCCTATCACAGCCGTTTCTGCCCATCCCCCCTGTCGCTGAAGCCCAAAGGAATGGCCGCTGTGTTCGCAGTCTGCGCGGAGACGACGGAAGAGGCGGACCGGCTCGCCTCAAGTATGGACCTCTCGGCGGTTCTGCTGGACAAGACGCATGTCTCTGCGCCTACCCCCTCTGTGGAGTACGCACTGTCTTATCCGTATACGCCTTACGAAAAGCATATTGTCCAGGAGAACCGCAGGTCCATGCTGGTCGGCTCTCCGGAAAAGATTGGAAATCAGCTGCATGACCTCTGCGCGCGGTTCGGCTGCGAGGAAGTGATTATCGGTAGTGTTATGCACCGCTTTTCGGATAAGCTGAAGTCGTATCGGCTGATCGCGGAAGCCTGCGGGTTGACCCCGCGTATGTCTCCGTGCTGA
- a CDS encoding DUF3243 domain-containing protein, with protein sequence MSEHNHVVSKDGGVAIGLVKETLNRIEPGQREEILSNFDAFRTYLSKRIQLARKIGFGEAQLSQAAEKVADYLAAYEEPRNSEEKLLLELWRVGSKEERSKLASMLVKLALSERV encoded by the coding sequence ATGTCCGAGCATAACCATGTTGTGAGCAAAGACGGTGGCGTGGCAATCGGACTGGTGAAGGAAACACTCAATCGGATCGAACCCGGACAAAGGGAAGAAATCTTGAGCAATTTCGACGCATTCCGTACTTACTTAAGCAAGCGGATTCAATTGGCCAGAAAAATCGGCTTCGGCGAGGCGCAGTTATCTCAGGCGGCGGAGAAGGTGGCGGACTACCTGGCGGCCTATGAGGAACCGCGCAACAGTGAGGAGAAGCTGCTTCTGGAGCTGTGGAGGGTCGGAAGCAAAGAGGAGCGCAGCAAGCTTGCCTCCATGCTTGTTAAGCTGGCGTTGTCCGAACGGGTCTAA
- a CDS encoding ABC1 kinase family protein: MVRIRHAGRYRSIAMALMRHGFGFMVEELGLYRVLSLPRRLVTQEVQHPSRTLGERIRLVLEDLGPTFVKLGQVASTRSDLLPESIINELVKLQDHVPPFPVETARNILEQELDQPLSEIFDSFEETPLAAASIGQVHRGVLLSGEPVAIKIQRPGVMRMMSRDLEILRDLTALAERRLGWARQYSLSRMAEEFSRSLMNELDYSQEGRSAERIAQQLEDNKSVYIPAIYWDYSSSRVLTMEFVEGITLNRREALLSRGVNLKDTAERLVDIMLRQIFIDGFFHADPHPGNVMMTDSGKLALIDFGMVGRLSEETRDHLSSLIIALMRKNTEAMVRAILRLGVIPEDADQSALYEDMDRLREEYYDVPFSQVSIGKALNDLFAVARRHRLAIPPDLAMLGKTMLTLEGVVGNLDPSFSIIQMAEPFGRQLVKQRFSSSRLQRKLWGGVAELAESLVELPGQARQLSALISRGKLKVEVGVPELQSLLRKLDRIGNRLSFSIVLLAFSIIMVGLIIGSSLRREPSVLWNFPTVEIGSVVALFMFIWLLYSIFKSGRF; the protein is encoded by the coding sequence CAGACATGCCGGACGTTACCGTTCCATCGCCATGGCGCTGATGCGCCATGGCTTCGGCTTTATGGTGGAAGAGCTGGGGCTGTACCGCGTACTGTCGCTTCCGCGCCGGCTGGTAACGCAGGAAGTTCAGCATCCCAGCCGGACGCTGGGAGAGCGGATCAGGCTGGTGCTGGAGGATTTGGGTCCGACCTTTGTCAAGCTCGGCCAGGTTGCCAGTACACGCTCGGACCTGCTTCCGGAATCGATTATTAATGAACTGGTAAAGCTTCAGGATCATGTGCCGCCTTTCCCGGTGGAAACGGCCCGCAATATTCTGGAACAGGAGCTGGACCAGCCGCTCAGCGAGATATTCGATTCTTTTGAAGAGACGCCGCTCGCCGCCGCTTCCATCGGGCAGGTTCACCGCGGCGTTCTGCTTAGCGGGGAGCCGGTGGCAATCAAAATTCAACGGCCCGGCGTTATGCGCATGATGAGCCGTGATCTGGAAATTCTCCGCGATCTGACGGCGCTTGCCGAAAGGCGGCTGGGTTGGGCGAGGCAGTACAGCCTCTCCCGGATGGCGGAGGAGTTCTCCAGATCGCTGATGAACGAGCTGGACTACAGCCAGGAGGGCAGGAGCGCGGAGAGAATCGCGCAGCAGCTTGAGGATAACAAATCGGTCTATATTCCGGCGATTTACTGGGACTATTCATCCTCTCGCGTACTGACGATGGAGTTTGTCGAGGGGATTACGCTGAATCGGCGGGAAGCGCTGCTGAGCAGGGGCGTGAACCTCAAGGATACCGCGGAGCGTCTGGTGGATATTATGCTGAGGCAGATTTTTATCGACGGCTTCTTTCATGCCGATCCCCATCCCGGCAACGTGATGATGACGGACAGCGGAAAGCTTGCGCTGATTGATTTCGGCATGGTGGGCAGGCTGAGCGAGGAAACAAGAGACCATCTGTCCAGCCTCATCATCGCCCTGATGCGCAAAAATACGGAAGCCATGGTACGGGCAATTTTACGCCTTGGCGTCATTCCGGAGGATGCGGATCAGTCCGCGCTCTATGAGGACATGGACCGGCTGAGAGAGGAATACTATGACGTTCCGTTCAGCCAGGTCAGCATTGGGAAGGCGTTGAATGATTTGTTCGCGGTTGCCCGGCGCCACCGTCTGGCGATTCCGCCCGATCTGGCGATGCTGGGGAAGACGATGCTGACTCTGGAAGGGGTCGTAGGCAACCTGGACCCTTCCTTCAGCATTATTCAAATGGCGGAGCCTTTTGGCAGGCAGCTCGTGAAGCAGCGCTTCAGCAGCAGCCGGCTGCAGCGCAAGCTGTGGGGCGGGGTTGCGGAGCTTGCCGAAAGCCTCGTAGAGCTGCCTGGACAAGCCCGGCAGCTGTCGGCGCTGATCAGCAGGGGCAAGCTGAAGGTCGAGGTCGGCGTGCCCGAGCTGCAAAGCCTGCTGCGCAAGCTGGACCGCATCGGCAACCGGCTCTCCTTCAGCATTGTGCTGCTGGCCTTCAGCATTATTATGGTCGGTCTGATTATCGGTTCGTCGCTGCGCCGAGAGCCTTCCGTGCTGTGGAATTTTCCCACCGTCGAAATCGGCTCGGTTGTTGCGCTGTTTATGTTTATCTGGCTGCTGTACTCGATTTTCAAATCGGGGCGGTTTTAG
- a CDS encoding DEAD/DEAH box helicase, producing MKLPGFKELGVSEALTALLKGNGIAQPTPVQAEAIPPLVQGLDVIARAKTGTGKTLAFLLPILDKIRPDRPFPQALIMAPTRELALQITEEARKLTHQSDIKILAVYGGQDVEKQLRKLEGGRHLIIGTPGRLLDHMRRETLALGGVNMLVLDEADQMLHMGFLDEVESIITAIPSRRQTMLFSATMPDPIKQLAASYMKQPIDIVIKSGSPIPLDNIRQQVVECTDRAKEEALKALIEWDRPYLAIIFCRTKRRVSKLSDALREAGYDCDELHGDLSQNKREAVMKTFREAKLQLLVATDVAARGLDVEGVTHVFNYDMPLDVDSYIHRIGRTGRAGGKGLAITFASPRDRAGLEMIERGISQRLERRRYEKGEFGEAKFVTGTGGGARAGGAREASRTGRGPFAGGARTSGRGKDAGGRSRDAERGRRSRQDGAAPDKRAAHGGRGPSQGKPSSGGGPSQGRPSHGGGQARSGGRNGGAGTAASGHGGRGGSGRNARSGEAGRKGGSRGR from the coding sequence ATGAAATTGCCGGGTTTTAAAGAATTGGGAGTTTCAGAGGCGCTGACTGCGCTTCTTAAGGGGAATGGCATTGCACAGCCTACCCCTGTACAGGCAGAAGCGATTCCGCCGCTCGTGCAGGGTCTGGATGTCATAGCAAGAGCAAAGACGGGCACGGGCAAGACGCTGGCTTTTCTGCTGCCGATATTGGATAAAATCAGGCCGGACCGTCCCTTTCCGCAGGCTCTGATTATGGCGCCGACACGGGAGCTGGCGCTCCAGATTACGGAGGAAGCGCGGAAGCTTACGCATCAGAGCGATATCAAGATCCTTGCGGTGTATGGCGGACAGGACGTGGAGAAGCAGCTGCGCAAGCTGGAAGGCGGCAGGCATCTCATTATCGGCACGCCGGGCAGGCTGCTGGACCATATGCGCCGCGAGACACTGGCTTTGGGCGGAGTAAATATGCTGGTGCTCGACGAAGCGGATCAGATGCTGCATATGGGCTTTCTGGACGAGGTGGAGAGCATTATTACGGCGATCCCTTCGCGGAGGCAGACGATGCTGTTCTCGGCGACCATGCCGGACCCGATCAAGCAGCTTGCGGCCAGCTATATGAAACAGCCGATCGACATTGTGATCAAGAGCGGTTCGCCGATTCCGCTGGACAATATCCGCCAGCAGGTCGTCGAATGTACCGACCGTGCCAAGGAAGAGGCGCTTAAGGCGCTGATCGAATGGGACCGGCCGTATTTGGCCATTATCTTCTGCCGGACGAAGCGCCGGGTGTCGAAGCTGAGCGACGCTCTGCGGGAAGCGGGATATGACTGCGACGAGCTGCACGGCGACCTGTCGCAGAACAAGCGGGAGGCGGTCATGAAGACGTTCCGGGAGGCGAAGCTTCAGCTTCTCGTCGCTACGGACGTCGCTGCCCGCGGTCTGGACGTTGAAGGCGTAACCCATGTCTTCAACTACGATATGCCGCTGGACGTGGACAGCTACATCCACCGTATCGGCCGGACCGGAAGGGCGGGAGGCAAGGGGCTCGCGATCACCTTCGCCTCTCCGCGCGACCGCGCCGGGCTTGAGATGATCGAGCGCGGCATTTCGCAGCGGCTGGAACGCCGCCGCTATGAGAAGGGCGAATTCGGCGAGGCCAAATTCGTCACGGGCACGGGCGGCGGCGCCCGCGCGGGCGGAGCTCGCGAGGCCTCGCGGACCGGGCGCGGGCCGTTCGCTGGCGGCGCGCGGACGAGCGGCCGCGGCAAGGACGCGGGCGGCCGGAGCCGGGACGCCGAGCGGGGACGGCGGAGCCGCCAGGATGGCGCGGCGCCGGACAAACGCGCCGCGCATGGCGGACGCGGGCCGTCGCAGGGCAAGCCGTCCTCTGGCGGCGGGCCGTCGCAGGGCAGACCATCGCATGGCGGCGGACAGGCCCGCAGCGGCGGCAGGAACGGCGGAGCCGGCACAGCCGCCTCCGGTCATGGCGGCCGGGGGGGCAGCGGACGGAATGCGCGAAGCGGTGAGGCAGGCCGCAAAGGCGGCAGCCGCGGCAGATAA
- a CDS encoding YjdF family protein — MKLTVFFEDPFWVGIVEIDENGVVKAGRYVFGAEPSAQEIWEFVLFRLQEVTDGLSCGVAVPKPALRVSNPKRRAREAAGESRGRGSGTLSQEALRLELTKRKLESSRMNKARKEELAERKREIARKKAKDKHRGR, encoded by the coding sequence ATGAAATTGACGGTATTTTTCGAAGACCCTTTTTGGGTCGGAATTGTTGAAATCGATGAGAATGGAGTCGTCAAGGCCGGACGGTACGTCTTTGGCGCGGAGCCATCGGCGCAGGAAATTTGGGAATTCGTCCTTTTTCGGCTTCAAGAGGTAACGGACGGTCTATCCTGCGGAGTGGCCGTCCCCAAGCCGGCCCTGCGCGTCAGCAATCCGAAGCGGCGCGCGAGGGAAGCGGCCGGGGAATCGCGAGGCCGGGGCAGCGGCACGTTAAGCCAGGAAGCCCTCAGGCTGGAACTTACGAAGCGCAAGCTGGAATCATCGCGAATGAACAAAGCCCGCAAAGAGGAGCTTGCCGAACGCAAACGCGAGATCGCCCGCAAGAAAGCGAAGGACAAGCATCGCGGCCGGTAA